One window from the genome of Hoplias malabaricus isolate fHopMal1 chromosome 18, fHopMal1.hap1, whole genome shotgun sequence encodes:
- the prrc1 gene encoding protein PRRC1: protein MMEESGIETTPPTTPPPPLSTTSVVSPPPLTVGLSSALTLPSTTGISSFAPEGFSTPVRPAAVTSTLPPIQSSAPPPFSLSPMNPLSTASPGPAPPLGGVPYSSPMVPFTSPTAPPPLGSNVPPPGPVLSAPPIGPPTTGFTMSGGYDITRGHAGRTPQTPLMPSFSSAPPVPGVVTNPMMQQPGMSVGLEVSSPITFPEDHEDPRVIPDNAPGGGIWGFIKGVAGNPMVKTVLDRTKHSVESMITTLDPGMAPYIKSGGDIDIVVTSDKEVKVGAVRDAFQEVFGLAMVTGEAGQSNIAPQPVGYAAGVKGAQERIDSLRRTAIIHEKQPVVSVENFIAELFPDKWFDIGCLILDDPGNGIHIETFTQATPVALEHVQQAQSLTPPDYSLRWSGLLVTVGEVLERNVPNISRTDWHQAFTGMSRRQMIYSAAKALAGTYKLQLPHRTI, encoded by the exons ATGATGGAAGAAAGTGGAATAGAGACAACCCCACCCACGACTCCTCCACCTCCCCTCAGTACCACCTCTGTAGTCAGTCCACCTCCTCTCACAGTAG GTTTGTCCAGTGCTTTGACCCTTCCCAGCACTACAGGTATTTCCAGCTTTGCCCCAGAAGGCTTCTCCACCCCAGTACGTCCAGCAGCTGTGACCTCAACCTTACCTCCCATCCAGTCCTCTGCCCCTCCTCCGTTTTCTCTTAGCCCAATGAACCCTTTGTCCACAGCCTCTCCAGGCCCTGCACCTCCACTGGGTGGTGTGCCTTACAGTAGCCCTATGGTCCCCTTCACTTCCCCcactgctcctcctcctctcggCTCCAATGTACCTCCTCCAGGCCCtgtcctctcagctccacctaTTGGGCCACCCACCACTGGCTTCACCATGAGTGGAGGATATGACATCACACGCGGGCATGCTGGCCGCACGCCACAGACACCGCTGATGCCCAGCTTCTCTAGCGCTCCTCCTGTGCCAG GTGTGGTTACCAACCCAATGATGCAGCAGCCAGGGAtgtctgttggtttggaggtgAGCTCCCCAATCACCTTTCCAGAGGACCATGAGGATCCCAGAGTCATACCAGACAATGCACCTGGAGGTGGAATATGGGGCTTCATCAAG GGTGTTGCTGGTAATCCCATGGTGAAGACAGTCTTGGACAGGACCAAGCACTCTGTGGAGTCCATGATCACTACACTAGACCCTGGAATGGCTCCATACATTA AATCAGGAGGTGATATTGACATCGTGGTGACTTCTGATAAGGAAGTTAAAGTGGGAGCAGTACGTGATGCCTTCCAAGAGGTGTTTGGCTTGGCCATGGTCACCGGAGAGGCTGGCCAGTCCAACATCGCTCCTCAACCTGTGGGCTATGCAGCAGGAGTTAAG GGAGCCCAGGAGCGCATCGACAGTCTACGACGTACAGCCATAATCCATGAGAAACAGCCTGTGGTGTCTGTGGAGAATTTTATAGCCGAGCTCTTTCCAGACAA GTGGTTTGACATTGGCTGCCTAATTCTCGATGACCCTGGCAATGGCATTCACATTGAGACTTTCACACAGGCTACTCCTGTGGCCTTGGAACATGTACAACAG gcacagtcactcactcctcCTGATTACAGTCTGCGTTGGTCTGGTCTCCTTGTGACCGTGGGAGAAGTATTGGAGAGAAACGTGCCCAACATTAGCCGTACAGACTGGCATCAAGCTTTCACTGGCATGTCTCGCAGACAGATGATCTACAGTGCTGCCAAGGCCCTAGCTGGCACATACAAACTGCAGCTACCACACAGGACAATATGA